In a single window of the Papaver somniferum cultivar HN1 chromosome 8, ASM357369v1, whole genome shotgun sequence genome:
- the LOC113305672 gene encoding uncharacterized protein DDB_G0283697-like encodes MELDIQWFFGDDELGDENQWKKPEHSRELFDAIMTEKMDHAAVNTMVVKIIARDERKQQERDEKNESRVWIKRSSAAESDFEEKEKEEEEEVESDNEKMREKAKRKKDARCERYLAENANSSIFARTMRERLDGESDSEKAEENTGDVVKDKDEMEEDGEDCENASDGYGTSVSSGSEDSEEVEEERFSTSGEDYSK; translated from the exons ATGGAGCTCGACATTCAGTGGTTCTTTGGTGATGACGAGCTTGGCGATGAGAATCAATGGAAGAAGCCCGAGCACAGCAGAGAGTTGTTTGATGCCATAATGACAGAGAAGATGGATCATGCTGCTGTTAACACGATGGTG GTGAAGATAATTGCAAGAGATGAGAGAAAACAACAAGAAAGAGATGAGAAGAATGAATCTCGAGTATGGATAAAACGTAGCAGTGCAGCAGAAAGTGATTttgaggaaaaagaaaaagaggaagaggaggaagtTGAGAGTGATAACGAAAAGATGAGAGAAAAAGCAAAGAGAAAAAAAGATGCACGGTGTGAGAGATATTTGGCTGAGAATGCAAATTCATCCATTTTTGCAAGAACCATGAGGGAGCGATTAGATGGAGAATCAGATAGTGAGAAAGCTGAAGAGAATACTGGGGATGTTGTAAAggacaaagatgaaatggaagaGGATGGTGAAGACTGTGAAAATGCATCTGATGGTTATGGTACGTCAGTATCAAGTGGTAGTGAAGATAGTGAGGAGGTTGAGGAGGAACGCTTTTCAACCAGTGGAGAAGATTATTCAAAGTAG